Proteins from a single region of Haloplanus sp. GDY1:
- the endA gene encoding tRNA-intron lyase yields MQGTFEDGVVRVGGDARQRFYDARGYGRPLSGNRIELAPVEAAHLLFRGDLEAVVAGDDELDFRAFLVATDAALAFVVYKDLRDRGFYLSPAREGWVDDPEGIDFAVHPRGSGPEEGDVAYRIRVVGERESIPAASLGDVTLAVVDEEGELTYLETGRPGAAGDAGDGESNARYDPPSALDAALLADRAVVWDPPDDLHDRGFYGQRLHGRTAESGPLQLSLVEAAYLARRGALDLAEPRVVERGRDVEGERFDRRLRAYAALRAAGSVPKSGFKFGADFRTYDEFTTVDEMDHSTRLIRVVSPDHTFLPRDLSLDVRLAGGVRKRMVFALTDVNEGIDWLSVARLTP; encoded by the coding sequence ACCGCATCGAACTCGCGCCCGTCGAGGCCGCCCACCTCCTCTTTCGCGGCGATCTGGAGGCCGTCGTCGCCGGCGACGACGAACTCGACTTCCGGGCCTTCCTCGTCGCGACGGACGCCGCCCTCGCCTTCGTCGTGTACAAGGACCTGCGGGACCGGGGGTTCTACCTCTCCCCGGCCCGCGAGGGCTGGGTCGACGACCCCGAGGGGATCGACTTCGCCGTCCACCCGCGGGGAAGCGGCCCCGAGGAGGGCGACGTCGCGTATCGGATCCGCGTCGTCGGCGAACGCGAGTCCATCCCCGCCGCCAGCCTCGGTGACGTGACCCTCGCCGTCGTCGACGAGGAGGGGGAACTCACCTACCTGGAGACGGGTCGTCCCGGCGCGGCGGGCGACGCCGGGGACGGCGAGTCGAACGCCCGGTACGACCCCCCGAGCGCCCTCGACGCCGCCCTCCTCGCCGACCGGGCGGTGGTCTGGGACCCGCCGGACGACCTCCACGACCGGGGGTTCTACGGCCAGCGACTCCACGGGCGAACCGCCGAGTCCGGCCCGCTCCAACTGTCGCTCGTGGAGGCGGCGTATCTCGCCCGCCGGGGCGCCCTCGACCTGGCCGAACCCCGCGTCGTCGAGCGTGGCCGGGACGTGGAGGGCGAGCGCTTCGACCGCCGACTCCGCGCCTACGCCGCGCTGCGGGCGGCGGGGAGCGTCCCCAAGAGCGGGTTCAAGTTCGGCGCCGACTTCCGCACCTACGACGAGTTCACCACGGTCGACGAGATGGACCACTCCACCCGGCTGATCCGTGTCGTCTCCCCGGATCACACCTTCCTGCCCCGCGACCTCTCGCTCGACGTGCGCCTCGCGGGCGGGGTCCGGAAGCGAATGGTTTTTGCGCTGACCGACGTGAACGAGGGGATAGACTGGCTCTCGGTCGCCCGACTCACGCCCTAA